From Actinomycetota bacterium, one genomic window encodes:
- a CDS encoding ATP-binding cassette domain-containing protein, with protein sequence MPEVVALGVVLGLVYGLSAVGLVLAYRVSEVLNLAHADIGVAVATVFAVAVTRWNAPYWAALPLALLLGVVVGAIAHVAVVRRLRDVPRLISVVATLGLGQVLVLTASAVAGTAAVARFPEPPGLPTFDLGALHVGQATSAMLAIGPVAVIAVWAWLTRTTSGLRLRASAANRSAARLIGVPADRSSALAWGVAGALSVLTAVFVGAAPGFVGGSFSGPGLLLRALAAAVIAGMHSLPVALIAGVGIGVVDQVTGWNTASGGIADALLFVAVAAALIVRRARPASSAVDAPSWVNVDVWRPLPLRVRSVPRVRRAFRLAAVAGALAAVALPVVVSNSTAVVLTAIVAFATVGLSVAIVTGLGGRLTLGHFAIAGAGAVASVHIATRTGNFLLGFAAAGAVGVVAASVAGIPALRARGPFLAVTTLAFAVAAETWLLPRPWALGTGVDPGKPIIGAVALDTGRGYYLVALAVGGSALWVARNLHRSGIARRLVAVRDNEPAAQALGIDATRTGSLAFGLSGAIAGLGGAAYVHSLALATPGAFPVPASIVVVAIVVVGGIGVLLGPLIGALYIIGVPAFLPLDAAWLAATALGWLVLILYVPAGLARPLRLLRDRLACVLAGHPATDLDAPTLQEEAPRALPTGLPGSVAAPTRPPDTLEASGLRRTFGDLTAVDAVDLEVRPGEIVGIVGPNGAGKTTVIDLLAGAQPTDGGRVLLGGEDVTALEADRRARLGIVRSFQETRLFPTLTVLDTVRVAQELETPTRLLPAAVGRRRDERHRTAHAREITAAFGLDAYVDVPVRALSTGVRRICELACLASLQPRVMLLDEPSAGLAQAEVDRLGPLLLQLRTRFGASLVIVEHDVRLITSIADRLVAMDRGRIVTQGRPAKVARHPEVLAAYLGGVTGTSP encoded by the coding sequence GTGCCGGAGGTCGTGGCCCTCGGTGTGGTGCTGGGACTCGTGTACGGGCTGTCGGCCGTCGGGCTCGTGCTCGCCTACCGGGTGAGCGAGGTCCTCAACCTGGCGCACGCCGACATCGGCGTGGCGGTCGCGACCGTGTTCGCCGTCGCGGTGACCCGCTGGAACGCCCCCTACTGGGCGGCGCTGCCGCTCGCGCTGCTCCTCGGAGTGGTCGTCGGTGCGATCGCACACGTCGCGGTGGTCCGCCGGCTACGCGACGTGCCCCGTCTGATCAGCGTGGTGGCCACCCTCGGACTCGGCCAGGTGCTGGTGCTCACCGCATCCGCGGTCGCCGGAACCGCCGCCGTGGCGCGCTTCCCCGAACCGCCCGGGCTGCCGACCTTCGACCTGGGTGCGCTCCACGTGGGCCAGGCCACCTCGGCCATGCTCGCCATCGGACCGGTCGCGGTGATCGCGGTGTGGGCCTGGCTCACGCGCACCACCAGCGGCTTGCGGCTGCGCGCGTCCGCCGCGAACCGATCGGCGGCCCGGCTGATCGGCGTGCCGGCCGATCGCTCGTCGGCGCTCGCGTGGGGTGTGGCCGGGGCCTTGTCGGTACTCACCGCGGTGTTCGTCGGTGCGGCTCCGGGGTTCGTCGGTGGGAGCTTCTCGGGGCCGGGGCTGCTGCTGCGGGCGCTCGCCGCCGCCGTCATCGCCGGGATGCACAGCCTCCCGGTGGCGTTGATCGCGGGTGTGGGCATCGGGGTGGTCGACCAGGTGACGGGGTGGAACACGGCCAGCGGAGGGATCGCCGACGCCCTACTGTTCGTGGCCGTCGCCGCGGCGCTGATCGTGCGGCGCGCGAGACCGGCGAGCTCGGCTGTGGACGCACCGAGCTGGGTGAACGTGGACGTGTGGCGGCCGCTGCCGCTGCGCGTGCGTTCGGTTCCCCGGGTGCGCCGTGCGTTCCGCCTGGCGGCAGTCGCGGGGGCGCTGGCCGCGGTCGCCCTGCCGGTCGTCGTGTCCAACAGCACCGCGGTCGTCCTGACGGCCATCGTCGCGTTCGCGACCGTCGGCTTGTCGGTCGCGATCGTCACCGGGCTCGGAGGCAGGCTAACCCTGGGGCACTTCGCCATCGCCGGTGCCGGGGCGGTCGCGTCCGTCCACATCGCTACGCGCACCGGCAACTTCCTGCTCGGCTTCGCGGCCGCCGGCGCGGTGGGCGTGGTCGCGGCGTCGGTCGCCGGGATACCGGCCCTGCGAGCCCGCGGCCCGTTCCTGGCTGTCACGACGCTCGCCTTCGCCGTGGCCGCTGAGACCTGGCTGCTCCCGCGCCCCTGGGCGTTGGGGACCGGGGTGGATCCGGGCAAGCCGATCATCGGAGCGGTGGCGCTCGACACCGGCCGTGGCTACTACCTGGTGGCGCTGGCCGTGGGCGGGTCCGCGCTGTGGGTGGCCCGGAACCTGCACCGCAGTGGGATCGCCCGTCGGCTGGTCGCCGTCCGGGACAACGAACCGGCGGCGCAGGCCCTGGGGATCGACGCGACACGGACCGGTTCCCTCGCGTTCGGGCTCAGCGGCGCGATCGCCGGGCTGGGCGGCGCGGCCTACGTGCACAGCCTGGCACTGGCCACCCCTGGAGCGTTCCCCGTCCCGGCAAGCATCGTCGTGGTCGCAATCGTCGTGGTCGGAGGCATCGGCGTGCTGCTCGGGCCGCTGATCGGCGCGCTGTACATCATCGGGGTGCCCGCGTTCCTGCCGCTCGACGCGGCCTGGTTGGCCGCCACCGCCCTCGGCTGGCTGGTCCTGATCCTGTACGTCCCGGCGGGTCTGGCGCGCCCGCTGCGGCTGCTCCGTGACCGTCTCGCGTGCGTGCTCGCAGGGCATCCCGCGACCGACCTGGACGCGCCCACACTTCAGGAGGAGGCACCCAGGGCGCTTCCCACGGGTCTGCCCGGGTCTGTGGCCGCGCCGACCCGCCCCCCTGACACGCTCGAGGCCTCCGGGTTGCGCCGGACGTTCGGCGACCTGACCGCCGTGGACGCGGTGGACCTCGAGGTCCGCCCCGGCGAGATCGTCGGCATCGTCGGACCGAACGGGGCCGGCAAGACGACCGTCATCGACCTCCTCGCCGGTGCACAGCCCACGGACGGCGGCCGGGTGCTCCTCGGCGGAGAGGACGTCACGGCCCTCGAAGCGGATCGCCGGGCACGGCTGGGGATCGTGCGCTCGTTCCAGGAGACCCGGCTGTTCCCCACCCTCACGGTGCTCGACACCGTGCGTGTCGCCCAGGAGCTCGAGACCCCGACACGTCTCCTGCCCGCTGCGGTCGGCAGGCGGCGCGACGAGCGCCACAGGACCGCCCACGCCCGCGAGATCACCGCCGCGTTCGGGCTCGACGCGTACGTGGACGTCCCGGTCCGGGCCCTGTCGACCGGTGTGCGACGGATCTGCGAGCTCGCCTGCCTGGCGAGCCTCCAGCCGCGGGTGATGCTGCTGGACGAACCCTCGGCCGGGCTCGCACAGGCCGAGGTCGACCGCCTCGGCCCGCTCCTGCTCCAGCTGCGTACACGCTTCGGCGCGAGTCTCGTGATCGTCGAACACGACGTCCGGCTGATCACGTCGATCGCGGACCGGCTCGTCGCGATGGACCGCGGCCGGATCGTGACCCAGGGACGTCCGGCGAAGGTGGCCCGCCACCCGGAGGTGCTGGCCGCGTACCTCGGAGGCGTGACCGGCACGTCTCCGTAG
- a CDS encoding fasciclin domain-containing protein: protein MNDNPSSIVRSAMKLLGSLVCLALLAACGSAATSAASSPSPQEQLRTVSPERASDMTIAEVLGADERFTIFHELADSTETGIPGHPSWLEVWDWDAERLGNDRDGVTVFVPTDDAFAATASELVPALRDGDLVNQARYIWLGHHYVHLLYPSSDFEAGRQHTWRGNVDMTLDPLAWGGHAVVQTDLRTANGYIHVIDGVVVPAEVRDAAKR from the coding sequence ATGAACGACAACCCGTCGTCGATCGTGAGGTCCGCCATGAAGCTGCTGGGATCGTTGGTCTGCCTGGCGCTGCTCGCCGCGTGTGGTTCCGCGGCGACGTCTGCGGCCTCCTCACCGTCCCCCCAGGAACAGCTGCGGACCGTGTCACCGGAACGAGCCAGCGACATGACGATCGCCGAGGTGTTGGGCGCCGACGAGCGCTTCACGATCTTCCACGAGCTGGCCGACAGCACCGAGACCGGCATCCCCGGTCACCCGTCCTGGCTCGAGGTGTGGGACTGGGACGCCGAACGGCTCGGCAACGACCGTGATGGGGTCACGGTGTTCGTACCCACCGACGACGCGTTCGCGGCGACCGCCTCGGAGCTCGTTCCCGCGCTCCGTGACGGCGACCTCGTCAACCAGGCCCGCTACATCTGGCTCGGCCACCACTACGTGCACCTCCTGTACCCGAGCTCGGACTTCGAAGCCGGCCGCCAGCACACCTGGCGCGGCAACGTCGACATGACGCTCGACCCCCTGGCGTGGGGCGGGCACGCGGTCGTGCAGACCGACCTGCGCACGGCCAACGGCTACATCCACGTCATCGACGGCGTGGTCGTCCCCGCCGAGGTGCGCGACGCCGCGAAGCGCTGA